One part of the Microbulbifer sp. THAF38 genome encodes these proteins:
- a CDS encoding phage tail length tape measure family protein: MAKRATIATLTANLEMNSASFRKEMDQARARTKKFKGEMKQGTAANDAFGRSMRGAAQGVATIDGPLGGVSGRVGALNGLLTSGASSWALFGAGVAGVTAVMYQSIRAGEEMERQQLKIEALLKATGGASGRTAEQLDEQARSVARATLASVSGIREAQGVLVTFKTVQGPVFDDAIRLSQDLAAVMGGDAKSAALQLGKALEDPATGLTALKRSGVSFTEQEKEQIKTMQESGRVAEAQRMILLKLQQQVGGAGAAEAGGLTGATDSLGQAWEEFLEGLSKTTGSTSIATAGIQKLTGVVENLRRGIAPTDEELQRTQFAELHSQLVSHQHLLAKAEREGVQVQVDIHRYKVEKIRAQLDELQNAQIASQKKRQEEERIAEEAAEAARKQAEQDRLAQQRAMAEEAGDAQLIQLDQFLADHQGKIRLDHEQKLQQIAELQVSEEELRRRGFESIEALRAEYSQRENDHFQESLAEQQAKDEAEEGKQIGEDGLTEKERNQIAARIETLQLSWLTEYEQLQMQQDEEMALLDQGYASKLYSHDDYERKLTLLEEKHAKQREKLEKASSKNRWKAFGDGMDMMIGISNTGSKKLFKIQKALSLAKAAATLPSAIIESYNNSGGYPWGIPAAVAMAAAGAAQIAQINSTSFDGGGSASSVSTGGAVASSPSESFAASNDDGFVEGDSQQPGTLVNLTIQGDLIGDNAQTIADKLTTMFAEQDLVAIPEDSRQAQILRG; this comes from the coding sequence ATGGCCAAAAGAGCCACCATCGCCACGCTAACGGCAAACTTGGAAATGAACTCGGCCAGCTTCCGCAAGGAGATGGACCAGGCCAGAGCCAGAACCAAAAAGTTCAAGGGCGAGATGAAGCAAGGGACTGCCGCCAATGATGCTTTTGGTCGTTCGATGCGTGGTGCCGCTCAAGGGGTGGCTACTATCGATGGCCCTTTGGGTGGGGTTTCTGGTCGAGTCGGTGCGCTTAATGGCCTGTTGACCAGCGGTGCCAGCAGCTGGGCATTGTTTGGTGCAGGGGTTGCTGGTGTGACTGCGGTGATGTATCAGAGCATTCGCGCCGGTGAGGAAATGGAGCGCCAGCAGCTCAAGATTGAAGCTCTGCTTAAAGCCACAGGAGGTGCCAGTGGTCGTACTGCAGAACAACTGGATGAACAGGCTAGATCAGTTGCCCGCGCCACCCTGGCGAGCGTCAGTGGGATTCGTGAAGCTCAAGGGGTTTTGGTCACCTTTAAGACTGTTCAGGGTCCAGTATTCGATGACGCTATCCGGCTCAGTCAGGATTTGGCCGCCGTCATGGGTGGTGATGCCAAGAGTGCAGCCCTACAACTTGGTAAGGCCCTGGAAGATCCAGCAACCGGTCTCACTGCACTCAAGCGCTCTGGCGTCTCATTTACCGAGCAAGAAAAAGAACAGATCAAAACCATGCAGGAGTCTGGGAGAGTAGCAGAAGCCCAGCGAATGATTCTGTTGAAGCTACAGCAGCAGGTAGGAGGTGCTGGTGCGGCTGAAGCTGGAGGCCTTACGGGTGCTACAGACTCTCTCGGGCAAGCGTGGGAGGAGTTCCTGGAGGGCCTTAGCAAAACCACAGGTTCAACCAGTATCGCCACTGCAGGCATTCAGAAGCTCACAGGAGTAGTCGAGAACCTACGTCGAGGTATCGCGCCAACTGATGAAGAGTTGCAGCGTACACAGTTTGCTGAGCTTCACAGTCAGCTTGTATCGCACCAACACTTGTTGGCCAAGGCGGAAAGGGAAGGCGTCCAGGTACAGGTCGATATTCACAGGTACAAGGTCGAGAAGATACGCGCCCAACTCGACGAGCTGCAGAATGCCCAAATCGCCTCACAGAAGAAGCGACAGGAAGAAGAGAGGATAGCCGAAGAAGCTGCAGAGGCTGCAAGGAAACAAGCGGAGCAAGACCGCTTGGCACAACAGCGTGCGATGGCAGAGGAAGCCGGTGATGCTCAGCTAATCCAGCTGGATCAATTCCTGGCCGACCATCAAGGAAAGATAAGGCTCGACCACGAACAGAAACTGCAGCAGATAGCCGAGCTTCAGGTTTCAGAGGAAGAGCTCAGGAGACGCGGCTTTGAATCTATTGAGGCGTTGCGCGCCGAGTATTCCCAAAGAGAAAACGATCACTTCCAAGAGTCACTGGCCGAACAACAGGCAAAGGATGAAGCCGAGGAAGGAAAGCAAATCGGTGAAGATGGCTTAACCGAGAAAGAGCGCAATCAAATTGCCGCACGCATTGAGACTCTTCAGCTGTCCTGGTTAACCGAATACGAGCAGCTGCAAATGCAGCAAGATGAGGAGATGGCCCTCCTGGATCAAGGGTATGCCAGCAAGCTTTACTCTCATGATGACTATGAACGCAAGCTCACATTGCTTGAAGAGAAGCACGCTAAACAGAGAGAGAAGTTAGAAAAGGCCAGCAGTAAAAACCGTTGGAAGGCGTTCGGCGATGGTATGGATATGATGATAGGCATCTCCAATACCGGCAGTAAAAAGCTTTTCAAGATTCAGAAAGCGCTCAGCTTGGCCAAGGCGGCCGCAACTCTCCCCAGCGCAATCATCGAATCCTATAACAATTCCGGCGGGTATCCATGGGGTATCCCTGCAGCGGTCGCAATGGCTGCAGCTGGTGCCGCTCAGATTGCTCAGATCAACAGCACCTCTTTCGACGGAGGGGGAAGTGCTTCGAGTGTGAGTACGGGGGGTGCGGTAGCAAGTTCCCCATCAGAGAGCTTTGCCGCCTCTAATGATGACGGCTTTGTCGAAGGCGACTCACAGCAACCTGGGACCCTTGTAAACCTCACTATCCAAGGCGATTTGATCGGAGATAACGCACAAACCATCGCCGATAAATTAACCACCATGTTTGCAGAGCAGGATTTAGTGGCAATCCCCGAGGATAGTCGCCAAGCACAAATACTCAGGGGGTAG